From one Rhizobium sp. CIAT894 genomic stretch:
- a CDS encoding ABC transporter permease: MATIAVDTEEGARGRRSFRLSPSAISYLQATPLIVILGFFFLLPIAMISVVSFWDYDFAGLYPDFLTMNYTDTLGSWVTWKTYLNTLKFTAIVWALTLVIGFWVAYFLAFHVRKTSTQMILFLVCTVPFMTSNIIRMISWIPVLGRNGLVNSALIEMGVIPKPIEWLLYSDFAVVLAMVHLYTLFMVTPIFNTLMRIDRSLFEAARDAGASSWQVLWNVVIPLAKPGMAIGTIFVVTLVMADFSTVQVMSGGQSASVALMMKNQMSLLQYPAAAANAVVLLAVVLLMVAAILRVVDIRKEL, encoded by the coding sequence ATGGCAACCATCGCAGTAGACACGGAAGAGGGCGCCCGCGGCAGACGTTCTTTCCGCCTCTCCCCCTCAGCCATCTCCTATCTCCAGGCAACACCGCTGATCGTCATTCTCGGCTTCTTTTTCCTGCTGCCGATCGCGATGATATCGGTCGTCAGCTTCTGGGATTACGATTTCGCCGGCCTCTATCCCGATTTCCTCACCATGAACTACACCGACACGCTCGGTTCATGGGTAACGTGGAAGACCTATCTCAACACGCTGAAATTCACCGCCATCGTCTGGGCGCTGACGCTCGTCATCGGTTTCTGGGTCGCCTATTTCCTGGCCTTCCACGTCCGCAAGACCTCGACGCAGATGATCCTTTTCCTCGTCTGCACCGTGCCGTTCATGACCTCGAACATCATCCGCATGATCTCGTGGATCCCGGTGCTCGGGCGCAACGGCCTCGTCAATTCGGCGCTGATCGAAATGGGCGTCATCCCCAAGCCGATCGAATGGCTGCTCTATTCCGACTTCGCCGTCGTGCTCGCCATGGTGCATCTCTATACGCTGTTCATGGTGACGCCGATCTTCAACACGCTGATGCGCATCGATCGGTCACTGTTCGAGGCGGCGCGGGATGCCGGGGCGTCGAGCTGGCAGGTATTGTGGAACGTCGTCATTCCGCTTGCCAAGCCCGGCATGGCGATCGGCACGATCTTCGTCGTCACGCTTGTGATGGCCGATTTTTCCACCGTGCAGGTGATGTCCGGCGGCCAGAGCGCTTCGGTGGCGCTGATGATGAAAAACCAGATGTCGCTGCTGCAATATCCGGCCGCCGCCGCCAATGCCGTGGTGCTGCTGGCCGTGGTGCTCTTGATGGTCGCGGCCATCCTGCGTGTCGTCGACATCCGCAAGGAGCTTTGA
- a CDS encoding LuxR family transcriptional regulator, with product MIENTYSEKFEPAFEQIKAAANVDGAIRILQAEYGLDFVTYHLAQTIASKIDSPFVRTTYPDAWVSRYLLNSYVKVDPIVKQGFERQLPFDWSEVEPTPEAYAMLVDAQKHGIGGNGYSIPVADKAQRRALLSVNARIPVDEWTELVRRCRNEWIEIAHLIHRKAVYELHGENDPVPALSPREIECLHWTALGKDYKDISVILGISEHTTRDYLKTARFKLGCATISAAASRAVQLRIINP from the coding sequence ATGATCGAGAATACCTACAGCGAAAAGTTCGAACCCGCATTCGAACAGATCAAGGCCGCGGCCAATGTGGATGGCGCCATCCGCATTCTGCAGGCGGAATATGGCCTCGACTTCGTCACCTACCACCTCGCCCAGACGATCGCCAGCAAGATCGATTCGCCCTTCGTGCGCACCACCTATCCGGATGCCTGGGTCTCGCGTTATCTCCTGAACAGCTATGTGAAGGTCGACCCGATCGTCAAGCAGGGCTTCGAACGCCAACTGCCTTTCGACTGGAGCGAGGTCGAGCCGACGCCGGAGGCCTATGCCATGCTGGTCGACGCCCAGAAGCACGGCATCGGCGGCAATGGCTATTCCATTCCCGTTGCCGACAAGGCGCAGCGCCGCGCGCTTCTGTCGGTGAATGCCCGCATTCCGGTCGACGAATGGACCGAGCTCGTCCGCCGCTGCCGCAACGAATGGATCGAGATCGCCCATCTGATCCATCGCAAGGCCGTCTACGAGCTGCACGGCGAGAACGATCCGGTGCCGGCCCTGTCGCCGCGCGAAATCGAATGCCTGCACTGGACCGCACTCGGCAAGGATTACAAGGATATCTCGGTCATCCTCGGCATATCCGAGCACACGACGCGCGATTATCTGAAGACCGCCCGCTTCAAGCTCGGCTGCGCCACGATCTCGGCGGCCGCCTCGCGGGCCGTGCAGTTGCGCATCATCAATCCCTGA
- a CDS encoding PotD/PotF family extracellular solute-binding protein: MTTETTSNAGKGLSRRTLLKTGAAAVGAIAGSGAITGFPTIWAKTNITLRQFGTGVSNINAIAEKCKADLGITLEMTATDSDAAAQRAVTQPDSYDIADVEYWIAKKVFPTGVLQPMDVKKLKYYDKIVPLFINGKLKADSVIAQGTAPHTVGFVEAQGSKKFAKEPTQWMTMVPTIYNADTLGIRPDLTGRPITSWADILDPAFKGKTAILNIPSIGIMDAAMIMEAAGKIKYADKGNMTKEEIDKTIEFLIKTKGDGQFRAFWKSFDESVNLMASGEVVIQSMWSPAVAAVRSKGIACTFQPLKEGYRAWGGGLGLAAHLKGAELDAAYEYINWYTSGWVGGYLNRQGYYSACMDTAKEFMSADEWGYWIEGKPAQGDILSPEGKVMEKAGAVRDGGSFEARMGAVACWNSVMDEDRYMVRRWNEFIAA, translated from the coding sequence ATGACGACTGAAACGACATCGAACGCGGGCAAAGGTCTATCCCGCCGCACGCTCCTGAAGACGGGTGCTGCCGCCGTCGGCGCCATCGCCGGCTCCGGTGCCATCACCGGCTTTCCCACCATATGGGCGAAGACGAACATCACGCTTCGCCAGTTCGGCACCGGTGTTTCGAACATCAATGCCATCGCCGAGAAGTGCAAAGCCGATCTCGGCATCACGCTGGAGATGACGGCGACCGATTCCGACGCCGCCGCCCAGCGCGCCGTCACCCAGCCCGACAGCTACGACATCGCCGACGTCGAATACTGGATCGCCAAGAAGGTGTTCCCAACAGGCGTCCTGCAGCCGATGGACGTCAAGAAGCTGAAATATTACGACAAGATCGTGCCGCTGTTCATCAACGGCAAGCTCAAGGCGGACAGCGTCATTGCTCAGGGCACGGCCCCGCACACCGTCGGCTTCGTCGAAGCCCAGGGTTCCAAGAAATTCGCCAAGGAACCGACGCAGTGGATGACGATGGTTCCCACCATCTACAATGCCGACACGCTCGGCATCCGCCCCGACTTGACCGGCCGTCCGATCACCAGCTGGGCCGACATTCTCGATCCGGCCTTCAAGGGCAAGACCGCGATCCTCAACATCCCGTCGATCGGCATCATGGATGCGGCGATGATCATGGAAGCCGCCGGCAAGATCAAATATGCCGACAAGGGCAACATGACCAAGGAAGAGATCGACAAGACGATCGAATTCCTGATCAAGACCAAGGGCGACGGCCAGTTCCGCGCCTTCTGGAAGTCGTTCGACGAGTCGGTCAACCTGATGGCCTCGGGCGAAGTCGTCATCCAGTCGATGTGGTCGCCTGCTGTCGCTGCCGTCCGCTCCAAGGGCATTGCCTGCACCTTCCAGCCGCTCAAGGAAGGCTACCGCGCCTGGGGCGGCGGCCTCGGCCTTGCCGCACACCTCAAGGGCGCTGAGCTCGATGCGGCTTACGAATACATCAACTGGTACACGTCGGGCTGGGTCGGCGGCTATCTCAACCGCCAGGGCTATTATTCCGCCTGCATGGACACCGCCAAAGAGTTCATGTCGGCCGACGAATGGGGCTACTGGATCGAAGGCAAGCCGGCGCAGGGCGATATCCTCTCCCCCGAAGGCAAGGTCATGGAAAAGGCCGGCGCCGTGCGCGACGGCGGTTCCTTCGAAGCCCGCATGGGCGCGGTCGCCTGCTGGAACTCGGTCATGGACGAGGACCGCTACATGGTCCGCCGCTGGAACGAGTTCATCGCGGCTTGA
- a CDS encoding GntR family transcriptional regulator has protein sequence MKSAAKATQAEDSAETSTQLIRDSIREAIVERRLSPGTKLSENDVGNLFNVSRTLARAALQALSYEGLVSVAKNRGAFVAYPSPDEARQIFAARRLVEPGILREAAARITADDISQLKQLLLEEGRLMSERGQTARRAEIKASGDFHLRLAEISGNAIMQRFMEELVARSSLVIALYGQSTVSSCGHSEHGDIIAAIEGDDLDRACRLMLHHIAHIEADLDLRERKSLGLKEAFEL, from the coding sequence ATGAAATCCGCTGCCAAGGCCACGCAGGCCGAAGACTCCGCCGAAACCAGCACACAACTGATCCGTGATTCCATTCGCGAAGCAATCGTCGAGCGCAGACTTTCGCCCGGCACAAAGCTCTCGGAAAACGATGTCGGCAATCTCTTCAATGTCAGCCGCACGCTTGCCCGGGCGGCGCTGCAGGCGCTCTCCTATGAAGGCCTCGTCAGCGTCGCGAAAAACCGCGGCGCCTTCGTCGCCTATCCCTCGCCGGATGAGGCCCGCCAGATCTTTGCCGCCCGCCGCCTGGTCGAGCCCGGCATATTGCGCGAGGCGGCGGCGCGGATCACCGCCGATGACATCAGTCAGCTGAAGCAGCTTCTGCTGGAGGAAGGCCGCCTGATGAGCGAGCGTGGCCAGACGGCGCGGCGCGCCGAGATCAAGGCATCCGGCGATTTCCATCTGAGGCTGGCGGAAATCTCCGGCAATGCGATCATGCAGCGCTTCATGGAAGAGCTCGTGGCCCGCTCGTCGCTGGTGATCGCGCTTTACGGCCAGTCGACCGTATCGAGCTGCGGCCACTCCGAACATGGCGACATCATTGCAGCGATCGAAGGCGACGACCTCGACCGCGCCTGCCGGCTGATGCTGCATCACATCGCCCATATCGAGGCCGATCTCGACCTGCGCGAACGCAAGAGCCTCGGCCTCAAGGAAGCTTTCGAACTCTGA
- a CDS encoding GIY-YIG nuclease family protein has product MEVTVYILRCSDGSYYTGLTKQEVEARVWEHNAGTYDGYTAKRRPVELVFTETYDLIIDAIARERQIKGWSRRKKEALIAMDYEALPGLSKRGPIEAK; this is encoded by the coding sequence ATGGAAGTCACTGTCTACATCCTCCGCTGCAGCGACGGCTCTTATTACACCGGGCTGACCAAGCAGGAGGTCGAGGCGCGTGTCTGGGAGCACAATGCCGGAACCTATGACGGCTATACCGCCAAGCGCCGCCCCGTCGAACTGGTCTTTACCGAAACCTACGACCTCATCATCGACGCCATCGCCCGCGAGCGGCAGATCAAGGGCTGGTCACGCCGCAAGAAGGAGGCGTTGATAGCGATGGATTACGAGGCTTTGCCTGGTTTGTCGAAACGCGGGCCAATCGAGGCCAAGTGA
- a CDS encoding helix-turn-helix transcriptional regulator produces the protein MAKTLHSKRQEVLVAAIAEQRRAKGLSQAQVAKALGRHQPFIANIESGERRVDLLELLALADIIELDVHALIDRLQRTAG, from the coding sequence ATGGCGAAAACGCTGCACTCAAAAAGGCAAGAAGTGCTGGTGGCGGCGATTGCAGAGCAGCGCCGTGCTAAAGGCCTGTCTCAGGCGCAGGTAGCCAAGGCGTTGGGACGCCACCAACCGTTCATCGCCAACATAGAAAGCGGTGAACGGCGGGTCGATTTGCTGGAGCTACTGGCGTTAGCCGACATCATTGAGCTAGATGTCCATGCTCTAATTGACCGGTTGCAGCGGACGGCCGGATAA
- a CDS encoding thermonuclease family protein — protein sequence MRDGIPGELPVWLFILVGLAFLATCPAGADIAQPAYQRCGTGPRFNCIVDGDTLWNNGVKIRIADIDTPEISQPHCAAEKALGERATVRLMELVNDGPFEILAWKNRDKDRNGRKLRVLVRNGQSLGDILVSEGLARTWTGQRHPWC from the coding sequence ATGCGCGATGGCATTCCCGGCGAATTGCCAGTCTGGCTATTCATACTAGTTGGTCTCGCATTCCTCGCCACTTGTCCGGCTGGCGCCGATATCGCGCAACCGGCATACCAGCGATGCGGCACTGGTCCACGGTTCAATTGCATCGTGGATGGCGACACGCTCTGGAACAACGGGGTCAAAATCCGTATTGCCGACATCGACACACCGGAGATCAGTCAGCCCCATTGTGCTGCCGAAAAGGCGCTAGGAGAACGGGCAACTGTACGGCTCATGGAACTGGTCAATGACGGCCCCTTCGAGATATTGGCATGGAAAAACCGGGACAAAGACAGGAATGGGCGCAAGCTCCGGGTACTGGTACGGAATGGCCAATCCCTTGGTGACATTCTCGTGTCAGAAGGCTTGGCCCGAACATGGACAGGGCAGCGTCATCCATGGTGCTGA
- a CDS encoding site-specific integrase — translation MFIPAYLVKSRCGVFYLRWPLPKQLHPQKKASTLKLSLQTRDPRKALRLSRSLIQIGERLNEYGIAHGMRHEELRSVLTEHFRQWLNEMKSQMDDTGPLSELDRQTYETSKRVAKQARKTDTPLSLVKSDNDLLASFIEKYDLDIQEGSTEYGWLDREMKLSFHGFLKAVLAYDKSLQRYDFDARPASPVGDTSQPVKAAGMTIAEVAAAYSKERQRGNAWAAKTVIEKADHVKLLEEILGGDTDVRTLTAMDAKRVKDTLLGYPRNRSKNPLTRGRPLADVLNLPGIQIIQVATINKYLQTYHEVFEWAKQNHHTTENLFSGLAVKQTKKNKDGDRDAYTDDQIRLILRTVLHNDDGLVTKPYQKWATLIGIYTGARLGEIAQLHLKDIHQEGGIWVFNMNEEGDRKSLKTSAARRLVPIHSKLIEAGLLDYVQDMTNKKAIKLFPDFSYDPKNGWGRQQSRWFNDRLLVQLGLKSKTRVFHSLRHTVNTRLLQAGVADPLVKSIIGHEQDGMTHRQYFKEGFTLQQRNEAMQKLDYGL, via the coding sequence TTGTTCATTCCTGCCTATCTCGTGAAGTCCCGATGCGGCGTTTTCTATCTGCGTTGGCCCCTACCGAAGCAGCTACATCCACAGAAAAAAGCGTCTACGCTCAAGCTATCTCTACAGACCCGTGACCCACGAAAAGCATTGCGCTTGTCCCGCTCCCTGATCCAGATAGGCGAACGATTGAATGAGTATGGAATTGCACACGGGATGCGGCACGAGGAACTAAGAAGCGTACTGACTGAGCATTTTCGCCAGTGGCTGAACGAAATGAAGAGTCAGATGGATGATACCGGCCCGCTGAGCGAGCTGGACAGACAGACTTACGAGACCAGCAAACGTGTCGCCAAGCAGGCAAGGAAAACAGATACTCCGCTCTCCCTTGTCAAATCCGACAACGATCTTTTAGCCAGCTTCATAGAGAAGTACGACCTCGACATACAGGAAGGCAGTACGGAATACGGTTGGCTAGACCGGGAAATGAAGCTGTCCTTCCACGGTTTCCTGAAGGCTGTCCTTGCCTACGATAAGTCGTTGCAGCGTTATGATTTCGACGCCAGACCAGCCTCACCTGTCGGTGATACGTCCCAGCCCGTCAAAGCTGCCGGTATGACCATTGCTGAGGTAGCCGCCGCATACAGCAAGGAAAGGCAACGCGGCAATGCATGGGCTGCAAAGACTGTCATCGAGAAAGCGGACCATGTTAAGCTATTAGAGGAAATTCTTGGCGGCGATACAGACGTGCGCACGCTGACGGCTATGGACGCCAAGCGGGTAAAGGACACACTGCTTGGCTATCCGCGCAACCGTTCCAAAAACCCGCTGACACGAGGCAGGCCCCTTGCGGACGTTCTCAATCTTCCAGGCATACAGATCATACAGGTCGCGACAATCAACAAGTACCTGCAAACCTACCACGAGGTGTTCGAGTGGGCGAAGCAGAACCACCATACAACCGAAAACCTCTTCTCCGGTCTTGCCGTCAAGCAGACCAAGAAAAACAAGGACGGCGACCGGGACGCTTACACAGACGATCAAATCCGCCTGATATTGCGAACCGTCCTGCACAACGACGACGGACTAGTTACAAAGCCCTACCAGAAATGGGCAACGCTCATCGGCATCTATACAGGTGCCCGACTTGGCGAGATCGCGCAGCTACATCTCAAGGACATTCATCAAGAGGGCGGCATATGGGTCTTCAACATGAATGAGGAAGGCGACCGTAAGAGCTTGAAGACGTCTGCCGCTCGTCGTCTTGTGCCGATACACAGCAAGCTTATAGAGGCCGGACTACTCGACTACGTGCAGGACATGACCAACAAGAAGGCTATTAAGCTGTTCCCCGACTTCAGCTACGACCCGAAGAACGGATGGGGACGACAGCAGAGCCGCTGGTTCAATGACAGGCTTCTTGTGCAATTGGGACTGAAATCGAAGACGCGCGTCTTCCATAGCTTGCGACACACGGTCAATACGCGCCTATTGCAGGCTGGGGTGGCTGATCCATTGGTAAAGTCAATCATCGGCCACGAGCAGGATGGCATGACGCACCGGCAATATTTCAAGGAAGGTTTCACATTGCAGCAGCGCAATGAGGCGATGCAGAAGCTGGATTACGGCTTGTAG
- a CDS encoding DUF2934 domain-containing protein, whose product MSSRRHEWISKRAYSIWEEQGRPHGRDDDHWRQAVAERDELERTQASSDGREVLVKFRPKPQRPEVPRDGWVNPSTKVG is encoded by the coding sequence ATGAGCAGTCGACGTCACGAATGGATCAGCAAAAGAGCTTATTCGATCTGGGAAGAACAGGGCCGTCCCCACGGCCGTGACGATGATCACTGGCGCCAGGCCGTTGCCGAGCGCGATGAATTGGAGCGCACGCAGGCCTCTTCCGACGGGCGCGAGGTGCTGGTGAAATTTCGCCCGAAGCCGCAACGGCCCGAAGTGCCGCGCGACGGCTGGGTCAACCCTTCGACAAAGGTCGGCTGA
- a CDS encoding recombinase family protein: protein MGAVVGYARVSTSQQDHSSQVARLEAAGATKVFTEKRSGLDGERPALAECLRYLREGDTLLVTKLDRLARSTADLYKIVSDIDERGVSFKVLDDTAIDTSSRTGKLVMGILALIAEFETDIRRERQMEGIARAKAEGRTGGRPALVTEEVRARVFDLRDQGMSIRKVAEEIGFSKATVQKIIEKQ from the coding sequence ATGGGTGCAGTTGTCGGCTATGCGCGAGTGTCAACTAGCCAGCAGGACCATTCGAGTCAGGTTGCGAGGCTCGAAGCAGCCGGAGCTACAAAGGTATTTACCGAGAAGCGATCCGGCCTCGATGGTGAGCGTCCGGCATTGGCTGAATGCCTACGGTATTTGCGGGAAGGCGATACGCTGCTTGTGACCAAGCTTGATCGATTGGCTCGGTCCACGGCGGATCTCTACAAGATCGTAAGCGACATCGACGAGCGCGGGGTTTCCTTCAAGGTGCTGGACGATACCGCAATCGATACCAGCAGCCGAACCGGCAAGCTTGTGATGGGCATACTAGCTTTGATCGCTGAGTTTGAAACCGACATCCGCAGAGAGCGGCAAATGGAAGGAATTGCCAGAGCGAAAGCTGAGGGCCGTACAGGCGGTAGACCGGCTCTTGTGACCGAGGAAGTTCGCGCTAGGGTCTTTGATTTACGAGACCAGGGAATGAGCATTCGCAAGGTGGCCGAGGAAATTGGCTTCTCAAAGGCAACTGTTCAAAAGATCATTGAAAAGCAATGA
- a CDS encoding DUF4174 domain-containing protein → MLKSIVHELIGTPRREPRLPQSLEQFRDRKRVLIIFADAQDDRAVIQDEWLRKAHMRLIEEDVEVFSIAGGGAFALFDDDWDLDADDIRERLQGPPSGEFGLILVGRDGTVKLRSSEPMGAEEIFAAFEMLPKKTPW, encoded by the coding sequence ATGCTGAAATCCATCGTTCATGAACTCATCGGCACACCCAGGCGCGAGCCTCGGCTACCGCAATCGCTCGAGCAGTTCCGCGACAGGAAGCGGGTTCTGATCATCTTCGCCGACGCGCAGGACGACCGCGCCGTGATTCAGGATGAATGGCTGCGCAAGGCGCATATGCGCCTCATCGAGGAAGACGTCGAGGTGTTCAGCATCGCCGGCGGCGGCGCGTTTGCGCTGTTCGACGACGACTGGGACCTCGATGCCGACGATATCAGGGAGCGGTTGCAGGGGCCGCCGTCCGGCGAGTTCGGGCTGATTCTGGTCGGGCGTGACGGAACGGTGAAGTTGCGCTCCAGCGAGCCGATGGGCGCGGAGGAAATATTCGCGGCCTTCGAGATGCTGCCGAAGAAGACGCCCTGGTAA
- a CDS encoding response regulator codes for MVGLNSAVVLIVEDEPVIRFNILDVLEDVGHVALEAANADEALVVLKGRQDVDILFTDVNMAGSMDGIQLAKRVRAMRPNIGIIITSGMVQLDPMALPANTAFLPKPYMHDALISTINSLMT; via the coding sequence ATGGTGGGTTTGAACAGTGCCGTGGTGCTGATCGTCGAGGATGAGCCGGTGATCCGGTTCAATATCCTCGATGTGCTGGAGGATGTCGGCCATGTGGCGCTGGAGGCGGCGAATGCTGATGAGGCGCTGGTGGTGCTGAAGGGCAGGCAGGATGTCGATATCCTGTTCACCGACGTCAACATGGCGGGTTCCATGGACGGTATTCAGCTTGCCAAGCGGGTGAGGGCGATGCGGCCGAATATCGGCATTATCATCACCTCGGGCATGGTGCAGCTCGACCCGATGGCGCTGCCCGCCAACACTGCCTTCCTGCCGAAACCCTATATGCACGATGCGCTGATCTCGACCATCAATTCCCTGATGACGTGA
- a CDS encoding ABC transporter ATP-binding protein, with product MSKAAEIDIVSVSKVYGATTAVQAISLKIPAGSYCCFLGPSGCGKTSTLRMIAGHESISSGDIRLGRTVVTDFPPAKRGTAMMFQSYALFPHLDLIDNVAFSLKMKGVDKAERRAKALEMLKLMQMEPYASRRPAQLSGGQQQRVALARALITDPEALLLDEPLSALDPFLKIRMRAELKKLQKSLGITFVHVTHSQEEAMALADIMVIMNDGRIEQAAAPREVFEKPATAFVARFMGDHNVLTGRVTSSEDGVLVMTVPEGQSFSVRGEGREVGEAVDIGIRTDRVRLQVATEWTLGFNGIVSNVEYRGSSVKITVLGAGSDDFTVISDDGDYFARPVSVGDAVSLSWALEDAVLLGRSPA from the coding sequence ATGTCGAAAGCGGCAGAGATCGATATAGTATCCGTTTCGAAGGTGTACGGGGCGACGACAGCGGTCCAGGCGATCAGCCTGAAGATTCCGGCCGGCTCCTATTGCTGCTTCCTCGGCCCGTCCGGCTGCGGCAAGACCTCGACGCTGCGCATGATCGCCGGCCATGAGAGCATTTCCTCGGGCGATATCCGGCTTGGCAGAACAGTCGTCACCGATTTTCCGCCGGCCAAGCGCGGCACGGCGATGATGTTCCAGTCCTATGCGCTGTTTCCGCATCTCGACCTGATCGACAATGTCGCCTTCAGCCTGAAGATGAAGGGCGTCGACAAGGCGGAGCGCCGCGCCAAGGCGCTCGAGATGCTGAAGCTGATGCAGATGGAGCCCTATGCCTCCAGGCGGCCGGCCCAGCTTTCCGGCGGCCAGCAGCAGCGTGTGGCGCTGGCGCGTGCTTTGATCACCGATCCCGAAGCGCTGCTGCTCGACGAGCCGCTGTCGGCGCTCGATCCCTTCCTGAAGATCCGCATGCGCGCCGAACTGAAGAAACTGCAGAAATCGCTCGGCATCACCTTCGTGCATGTCACCCACAGCCAGGAAGAGGCGATGGCGCTCGCCGATATCATGGTCATCATGAATGACGGCCGGATCGAGCAGGCGGCGGCCCCGCGCGAGGTTTTCGAGAAGCCGGCCACCGCCTTCGTCGCCCGCTTCATGGGCGATCACAACGTGCTCACCGGCCGGGTGACATCGAGCGAGGACGGCGTGCTCGTCATGACCGTGCCGGAGGGGCAGAGCTTTTCCGTGCGCGGCGAGGGCAGGGAGGTCGGCGAAGCTGTCGATATCGGCATCCGCACCGATCGCGTGCGCCTGCAGGTGGCGACCGAATGGACGCTCGGCTTCAACGGCATCGTCTCCAATGTCGAATATCGCGGCTCTTCCGTAAAAATCACCGTTCTCGGCGCCGGCAGCGACGACTTCACCGTCATCTCGGACGACGGCGACTATTTCGCCCGGCCGGTTTCAGTCGGCGATGCCGTCTCGCTCAGCTGGGCGCTCGAGGACGCCGTGCTTCTCGGCCGATCTCCTGCGTGA
- a CDS encoding acyl-homoserine-lactone synthase gives MFAIIQAHEYQKYAAVLDQMFRLRKKVFADTLGWDVPVVGPYERDSYDALAPAYLVWCNDSRTRLYGGMRLMPTTGPTLLYDVFRETFPAAADLIAPGIWEGTRMCIDEEAIARDFPHIDAGRAFSMMLLALCECALDHGIHTMISNYEPYLKRVYKRAGAEVEELGRADGYGKYPVCCGAFEVSDRVLRKMRAALGLTLPLYTRHVPARSVVTQFLEMAA, from the coding sequence ATGTTCGCTATCATTCAGGCACATGAGTATCAAAAATACGCTGCCGTACTCGACCAGATGTTTCGCCTGCGCAAGAAGGTTTTCGCCGATACGCTCGGCTGGGATGTTCCGGTCGTCGGTCCCTATGAACGCGACAGCTACGATGCGCTGGCGCCTGCCTATCTCGTCTGGTGCAACGACAGCCGCACCCGTCTTTACGGCGGCATGCGCCTGATGCCGACGACCGGCCCGACCCTTCTCTACGATGTCTTCCGCGAGACGTTCCCCGCCGCCGCCGATCTCATCGCCCCCGGCATCTGGGAAGGCACGCGCATGTGCATCGACGAGGAGGCGATCGCCAGGGACTTCCCCCATATCGATGCCGGCCGCGCCTTCTCGATGATGCTGCTTGCGCTGTGCGAATGCGCGCTGGACCACGGCATCCATACGATGATTTCCAACTACGAACCCTATCTCAAGCGCGTCTACAAACGCGCCGGCGCCGAAGTGGAAGAACTCGGCCGCGCAGACGGCTACGGCAAGTATCCCGTCTGCTGCGGCGCCTTCGAAGTCTCGGACCGCGTGCTGCGCAAGATGCGCGCCGCCCTCGGCCTGACCCTACCCCTTTATACCAGACACGTGCCGGCCCGTTCGGTCGTGACCCAATTCCTGGAGATGGCAGCATGA